The following are encoded in a window of Phaeodactylum tricornutum CCAP 1055/1 chromosome 29, whole genome shotgun sequence genomic DNA:
- a CDS encoding predicted protein yields the protein MKVSRSDSRSFSPRSGWFALPNRYSALFPWALFLIGCFIGHLHGNFIARSENSQIINECLRHDNPLCVTSHVHTDGGVDRIGDGWHSIDVFYGHTDLLKKTLPSNRTWFSQASQDELVASLFKGKRDGYFIDLAANDATDLSNTYALEQEYGWTGLCVEPNPMYWHNLSYRDCQIVGAVVGQARLEQVHFRFEAGDHGGIAGDGFDNGKRWQRYSELKYTVTLLEILERYNAPTQIDYLSLDVEGAESFIMMNFPLDKYQIKVITAERLRGPIREFLKGHGYVFVKKLTRWGESLWIHNSAKDELDLQLIQQFNFPI from the coding sequence ATGAAAGTTTCTCGATCTGACAGTCGTAGCTTTTCACCAAGATCTGGATGGTTCGCTCTGCCAAACCGGTATAGTGCGTTGTTTCCGTGGGCCCTCTTTCTGATAGGTTGCTTTATCGGCCATCTACACGGGAACTTCATAGCTCGTAGTGAAAATAGCCAAATCATCAACGAGTGTCTCCGACATGACAACCCTCTCTGTGTCACTTCGCACGTCCATACCGATGGCGGAGTCGATCGCATTGGCGACGGCTGGCACTCGATTGACGTGTTTTACGGCCATACAGACTTGCTTAAGAAGACACTACCGTCCAACCGCACGTGGTTTTCGCAAGCTTCGCAAGATGAACTCGTAGCAAGCTTATTCAAAGGCAAACGCGATGGTTATTTTATTGATCTTGCTGCCAATGATGCGACCGACTTGTCAAACACCTACGCTTTGGAACAAGAGTACGGTTGGACCGGATTGTGCGTCGAGCCCAATCCAATGTATTGGCACAATTTGAGCTACAGGGATTGCCAGATTGTCGGTGCTGTAGTTGGACAAGCTCGTCTGGAACAAGTGCATTTTCGGTTTGAAGCAGGGGACCATGGTGGTATTGCAGGCGATGGCTTCGACAATGGAAAAAGATGGCAACGATACAGCGAACTCAAATACACCGTCACTCTACTAGAAATATTGGAGCGCTACAATGCTCCCACCCAAATTGATTATCTTTCGTTGGACGTGGAAGGCGCAGAGTCTTTCATTATGATGAATTTCCCTCTCGACAAATATCAGATCAAGGTAATTACAGCAGAGAGGCTTCGAGGACCAATCAGAGAGTTTTTGAAAGGCCACGGATATGTGTTTGTAAAAAAGCTTACAAGATGGGGCGAATCCTTGTGGATCCACAACAGTGCCAAGGACGAACTTGATCTCCAATTGATACAACAGTTCAACT
- a CDS encoding predicted protein, whose translation MMSSDPSALKPSKRARTQRSISSTLSADPKSRADISSRTQEMNQRAKDGAPLSETELRDVINSVQNVYPSETDMSWEDLRTVLKDVAHLSHKDWAVTGNNAKRLGEKLLQDGVSKSSRQLLERILTEGKWDEGAKYATERPDSVQPWAVLVTGVNGIRKTTSIYQTWFPNLLGEALVAPDGAKTHFSNQVLPVGSNSFFRQLDHMIATLCNEDFGLLYSMTSELLDEQMLKDPPRDVIKKYSDLKAAIFTRYRTLAELLGALLLTEAQLVKSNCMMETSGRDVAMFNYVDHFFPKGYSKLALHFTVNDLSQAKESVDQRMVREIQTGINAVKKESVFDIINANAGGPYGSEVLEGIQRDSDKVWNTVLDGSAGVGKDWYKATIRINAKANEPWTAQAVKPDGSLGAEFVFEKSPSF comes from the coding sequence ATGATGTCGTCAGATCCTTCGGCGTTGAAACCCAGCAAACGAGCGCGAACGCAACGCAGCATCAGTTCAACGTTGTCGGCTGATCCAAAGTCTCGAGCAGACATCTCGTCGAGGACTCAGGAAATGAACCAAAGGGCGAAAGATGGTGCTCCCCTGAGCGAGACGGAACTGAGAGATGTCATCAACTCAGTCCAAAACGTCTATCCTTCGGAAACCGATATGAGCTGGGAAGATTTGCGCACCGTTCTGAAGGATGTGGCCCATCTCTCACACAAGGACTGGGCCGTTACAGGAAACAACGCCAAGCGTCTCGGCGAAAAGTTGCTCCAAGATGGCGTGTCAAAGAGTTCGCGCCAATTGCTCGAACGTATTTTGACGGAAGGAAAGTGGGACGAAGGAGCGAAGTACGCCACCGAGCGTCCTGATTCTGTGCAGCCCTGGGCAGTTTTGGTTACGGGAGTGAACGGGATTCGAAAAACGACTAGTATATACCAGACGTGGTTCCCCAATCTCTTGGGAGAGGCGCTCGTGGCACCAGATGGTGCTAAAACGCATTTTTCGAACCAGGTTTTGCCAGTAGGGTCCAATTCATTCTTCCGCCAGTTGGATCACATGATCGCCACACTCTGCAACGAAGATTTTGGGCTCCTTTACTCCATGACGTCAGAACTCCTGGACGAACAAATGCTGAAGGATCCTCCGAGAGATGTCATCAAGAAGTACTCTGATCTAAAGGCGGCCATCTTTACTCGCTACAGAACGCTTGCCGAACTTTTGGGAGCTCTTCTACTGACCGAAGCGCAGCTTGTGAAGTCAAACTGTATGATGGAGACTTCTGGTCGAGACGTAGCAATGTTCAACTACGTGGATCACTTCTTTCCGAAGGGATACAGCAAACTTGCTTTGCACTTTACGGTAAACGACTTATCTCAGGCCAAGGAATCCGTGGACCAACGTATGGTACGCGAAATACAAACAGGAATTAACGCAGTGAAAAAAGAATCTGTTTTCGATATTATAAATGCCAATGCTGGTGGGCCGTACGGATCGGAAGTCCTAGAAGGGATCCAGCGTGATTCTGACAAAGTATGGAATACGGTATTGGACGGCAGTGCAGGAGTCGGAAAGGATTGGTACAAGGCTACGATTCGAATCAATGCGAAGGCAAATGAACCGTGGACTGCTCAGGCTGTAAAGCCTGACGGAAGCCTTGGCGCAGAATTCGTATTTGAAAAGAGCCCTAGCTTTTGA
- a CDS encoding predicted protein, whose amino-acid sequence IRFREVRPTDIPAVAQIEKASYPEDEAASKSALQYRQHHAAPYFRCAVVGGQDDDNDVVIGYICSTRCREFEHESMSLHIPNGSLLAIHSVVVQQKYRKRGIATAMLKEYVQDVQKNNDGTIEKMVLLAKKNLLAFYVECGFQVKQLSSIVHGSEQWYDL is encoded by the coding sequence ATTCGCTTTCGGGAAGTTCGACCTACGGACATTCCGGCAGTCGCCCAGATTGAAAAAGCATCTTATCCCGAAGACgaagctgcttcaaaatcggCTTTACAATACAGGCAGCACCACGCCGCTCCATATTTTCGATGTGCAGTAGTAGGAGGTCAAgacgatgacaacgatgTGGTAATCGGGTACATTTGCAGCACCCGTTGTCGTGAATTTGAGCACGAAAGTATGTCGCTACATATTCCGAACGGCAGTCTCCTTGCGATACACAGCGTCGTCGTTCAGCAGAAATATCGCAAGAGAGGTATTGCGACTGCAATGCTGAAAGAATATGTTCAAGACGTCCAAAAAAACAACGACGGTACCATTGAAAAAATGGtgcttttggcaaagaaaaacTTGTTGGCGTTCTACGTTGAATGTGGGTTCCAAGTAAAACAACTCAGCTCAATCGTTCACGGTAGTGAACAGTGGTATGACTTG
- a CDS encoding predicted protein, whose product MTVLSTGSRDGEHYLGCGTQGEPVETNLVCLATNPDTDGFGQAQSQLSIQKHDVTVLGLDRCHAKEHGNYDECAHGAVYNTVENSETDHDDAWQIVGPNGK is encoded by the coding sequence atgacagttttgagtaccggttcgcgcgatggcgagcactacttgggttgtggcacccaaggcgagcctgtcgaaactaatcttgtgtgtttggccacaaatcccgatacggatggttttggacaggcgcaatcccagctgagtattcagaaacatgatgtgactgttttgggacttgatcgttgccatgctaaggagcatggtaactatgatgaatgtgcccatggtgccgtgtataacaccgtggagaatagtgaaacggaccatGATGacgcttggcagattgtggggccaaatggaaagtga
- a CDS encoding predicted protein has protein sequence SRQKVGVRRGFGLSDWNRLLRSSDDLAQRKGKALRKIKWEEIGRHNSMYDGWIVLRGKVYFVSPYLAYHPGGENILKQALGKDATNLYDKYHRWVNEDGLIGKLLIGYLDE, from the exons TCTCGGCAAAAAGTGGGTGTACGGAGAGGTTTCGGACTTTCCGACTGGAACCGCCTCTTACGCTCCTCTGACGACCTTGCTCAACGAAAGGGTAAGGCTCTGAGAAAAATTAAATGGGAAGAAATTGGAAGGCACAACAGTATGTATGATGGTTGGATTGTGTTGAGAGGAAAAGTGTACTTCGTCTCGCCGTATCTAGCCTATCATCCTGGCGGCGAGAACATTCTCAAACAGGCTCTTGGAAAGGATGCGACTAATCTTTACGACAAATACCATCGCTGGGTCAATGAAGACGG TCTGATTGGAAAACTCTTGATAGGTTACTTGGACGAA
- a CDS encoding beta-glucosidase (Possibly hydrolyzes terminal, non-reducing beta-D-glucose residues of beta-glucosides; glycosyl hydrolase family 1), with amino-acid sequence MSREVSNGISSTEHTKLLTITAENDSATGSLYCLRKQLVVGAVTTAAVLLLCTSPSSPLSFLEWSQRNKIESSKPVRFPETFIWGVATSSYQIEGAIDEGGRGKTIWDNFCHQGIHISDNSTGDVACDHYHRMKEDVAMMKQLNIEAYRFSIAWSRILPNGTGGVNQAGVDFYNDLIDTLVGHGIEPWVTLYHWDLPEALQVKYGGWLDPRIVDVFAEYAQVCFLAFGDRVKNWITINEAWTVSVNGFSTGIHAPGHLSSTEPYQVGHHLLLAHSKAASIYKSFFQLRQKGRIGIANCGDFRYPRTDRPEDREAAERAMLFQFGWFTDPLLLGDYPPIMRQLLGDRLPSFTEDNRAELVNSTDFIGLNYYSSFLASKPAFKTADNSYWADMYVDFSGDAKWTTNDMGWYVVPDGLREMLLWISKRYRNPLLFITENGTAEKDDNLELVKQDERRRVFFESHLRACYDAIVQGVSLGGYFAWSLMDNFEWQFGYTRRFGLCSVNFQTMERTPKMSGQWYGATALANGANIDIENGGNKNWQHRRLLPASKYGRRVEIPKRVLIGYGSNMDMVKEAVYNGVNIVVWSFISIIPNRGGALQKARARNFNVVGSVSNAGAVLVTKLNLTALTLLIEDLSQNGFGDVVHLASIGGWNGGHLSPLVSAREWWITFSEAAGFIFDGIDWDLEGDDFLSSPSNVFAIDCLDKMGHISQLASEENYIVTMAPPQSYLDVDGNGRFSRYLNLTDPTRSWHNEFSHFGANAYAYLLARFGDSIDLISVQFYESYSRIAMATFNSGTSPAISIAQYVTQLLEMDSKYLVKFSSDPNLVITNQLVSIPLSKLVLGFANGWALEEANLQKVFFAPIDHVQWAWSTLLTKNCTPRGFMFWTIDEEGKNGIKLAAGLRRVLDIKP; translated from the exons ATGTCTCGAGAGGTCAGCAATGGCATATCTTCAACGGAGCATACCAAATTACTTACAATAACAGCTGAAAATGACAGCGCTACAGGTAGTCTCTACTGCCTACGAAAACAACTAGTTGTGGGAGCTGTAACGACTGCGGCGGTTTTGCTTCTATGTACTTCCCCTTCAAGTCCACTATCATTCTTGGAATGGTCACAGCGAAACAAAATTGAATCAAGTAAGCCAGTCCGCTTTCCTGAAACTTTTATTTGGGGGGTTGCAACCAGCAGCTACCAAATAGAAGGTGCCATAGACGAAGGTGGCCGCGGCAAAACCATTTGGGATAATTTTTGTCACCAAGGTATCCATATCTCGGACAACTCTACTGGGGATGTTGCTTGCGACCATTACCATCGTATGAAGGAAGATGTTGCAATGATGAAGCAACTTAATATAGAAGCCTATCGGTTTTCGATTGCGTGGTCTCGAATACTGCCCAATGGAACAGGGGGAGTAAATCAAGCTGGAGTCGATTTCTACAACGATTTAATTGATACTCTGGTTGGCCATGGAATAGAGCCTTGGGTAACACTGTACCATTGGGATTTACCAGAGGCGTTGCAAGTCAAGTACGGCGGATGGCTAGATCCAAGAATTGTGGATGTGTTTGCTGAGTATGCACAAGTGTGTTTTCTTGCCTTTGGAGACCGCGTGAAAAACTGGATTACCATCAATGAGGCGTGGACAGTTTCTGTTAATGGTTTTTCGACTGGAATACACGCCCCGGGGCATCTTTCTTCGACTGAACCGTATCAAGTTGgtcatcatcttctgttgGCTCACTCAAAAGCAGCAAGCATATACAAATCCTTTTTTCAACTCCGCCAGAAAGGGAGGATCGGGATTGCCAATTGCGGTGACTTCCGATATCCTCGAACGGATAGACCAGAGGACCGTGAAGCTGCAGAGCGCGCTATGTTATTTCAATTCGGTTGGTTCACTGATCCACTTTTGCTTGGTGACTATCCACCAATCATGCGACAGCTACTTGGGGACAGATTGCCAAGCTTCACTGAGGATAATCGAGCCGAACTGGTAAATTCAACCGACTTTATTGGGCTGAACTACTACTCGTCATTTCTTGCTTCAAAGCCCGCTTTTAAAACTGCAGACAATTCGTACTGGGCTGACATGTATGTAGACTTCTCTGGGGATGCAAAGTGGACAACAAATGACATGGGTTGGTATGTGGTACCAGATGGTCTCCGAGAAATGCTTCTCTGGATCTCAAAGCGGTACAGGAATCCACTGCTTTTCATAACAGAGAATGGTACTGCGGAAAAGGATGATAATTTGGAACTTGTTAAACAAGACGAGAGACGCAGGGTTTTTTTCGAGTCGCACTTGAGAGCCTGTTACGATGCTATTGTTCAGGGTGTTAGCCTTGGCGGGTACTTTGCGTGGAGCTTGATGGACAACTTTGAATGGCAATTTGGATACACTCGTCGGTTTGGGCTATGCTCCGTTAACTTTCAAACCATGGAGAGGACACCGAAAATGTCTGGCCAATGGTACGGTGCCACAGCTCTAGCCAATGGGGCAAACATTGATATTGAGAATGGAGGCAACAAAAACTGGCAGCACAGGAGACTCTTGCCAGCTTCCAAGTACGGCAGACGGGTCGAAATACCTAAAAGGGTTTTAATTGGCTACGGATCCAACATGGATATGGTTAAGGAGGCTGTCTATAATGGTGTGAACATTGTCGTTTGGTCGTTTATTTCGATAATTCCCAACCGTGGAGGAGCATTGCAGAAGGCTCGAGCGAGGAATTTCAATGTTGTTGGCAGTGTGAGCAATGCTGGAGCGGTTCTGGTGACAAAGCTGAACCTCACAGCTCTTACGTTGCTGATCGAAGATCTATCACAAAATGGTTTTGGTGACGTCGTCCATTTGGCAAGTATAGGAGGTTGGAACGGTGGTCACTTATCTCCGCTCGTTTCAGCAAGGGAGTGGTGGATCACTTTCAGTGAAGCTGCTGGCTTTATTTTTGATGGAATCGACTGGGATCTGGAAGGAGACGATTTCCTATCCAGTCCAAGTAACGTGTTCGCAATCGACTGCTTGGACAAGATGGGGCACATCAGTCAGCTCGCAAGTGAAG AGAACTACATAGTTACAATGGCACCGCCTCAATCCTACTTGGATGTGGATGGAAACGGACGGTTCAGTCGATACCTGAATCTGACTGATCCGACAAGAAGCTGGCACAACGAATTTTCTCACTTTGGTGCCAATGCATACGCATATCTCCTGGCTAGATTTGGAGACTCCATTGATTTAATTTCTGTTCAGTTTTACGAGAGCTATTCGAGAATTGCCATGGCTACGTTCAATTCAGGCACATCTCCAGCTATTTCTATAGCGCAATACGTCACACAGCTGCTTGAAATGGATTCGAAATATTTGGTGAAATTTTCCTCAGATCCAAATCTCGTCATAACCAATCAGCTGGTCTCAATTCCACTTTCAAAGTTGGTGCTGGGTTTTGCGAACGGATGGGCTCTCGAGGAGGCAAATCTGCAAAAGGTTTTCTTTGCCCCTATTGACCACGTGCAATGGGCTTGGTCGACGCTTTTGACGAAAAACTGTACTCCAAGAGGATTTATGTTTTGGACAATTGATGAGGAGGGTAAAAATGGAATCAAACTAGCTGCTGGCTTGCGGAGAGTCTTGGACATTAAGCCATGA
- a CDS encoding predicted protein, which produces MVPSTEKLPPQLCLTLLESSVRDVSELRQVNTTANLDLAKGGSPINYENYLSLLLAAATLYDKGNNLSNSRNPKAKRSAFVTETSFPDDDYGVDYDIDLSPSILYEANVHNRRAGDQNRARQTNVNRERPYIPREMWDKLSDDAKEILRGMSSPQEGNASANSKSSSAFHANSHSLTDTGHSPSTDESLHKDDNDKFHDCGNDTELLAHLTDRSSTMAHGDIRKVLASASSCKQNPTSSLQSNMLEYSISRHAVTGTTSSLIDRGANGGLAGNDVKILNKTGRFASITGINDHTLPDLDIVTAAGLVESQNGPIIVILHQYAHHGKSKTIHSSAQLEYYKNVVEDRSRVLGGKQRIVTLDDYVIPLHVRQGLAYMDMRPPSDTEFDTLPHVVLTSDVDWDPSIIDNEIDLVTDWHDAVQDLPGDLYVEPRFNSTGEYRHRHVANYDIFSSPELVDPSTAIGNILSSNKHDMTRNAHNYEALRPCLGWISADTVRKTILATTQFAREVYNAPMRKHFKSRLPALNVHRRNEAVATDTIWSDTPAVDNGAKFAQLFVGRRSLVTDIYPMKTDKECVNALEDNIRHCGAMDKLISDRAKAEVSKKVSDITRAYHIDQWQSEPNHQHQNYAERRIATVEANANKILNKTGAPNSTWLLCVSYICYLFNHLAHESLHDRTPLEVLNGSTPDISVLLQFHFWEPIYYRLEDPTFPSDGTEKKGRFVGIADSVGDALTYKILTNDSHKILFRSSVRSALKPSETNLRLEPHEGESPPKPINFIKSRRTEDENSYALHTLPGQWGAFPCTYCQKNPRS; this is translated from the exons ATGGTCCCGAGCACGGAAAAGTTGCCCCCGCAGCTATGCCTTACCCTGCTTGAGTCCTCTGTTCGTGATGTTTCGGAACTCCGTCAAGTCAACACTACCGCAAATCTAGATTTAGCTAAAGGGGGGTCTCCCATCAACTATGAGAATTACCTAAGCCTActtcttgctgctgcaacTTTGTATGACAAAGGTAACAacctttccaattctcgtaACCCAAAAGCCAAGCGTAGTGCTTTTGTTACTGAAACCTCCTTTCCAGACGATGATTACGGCGTCGATTACGACATTGACTTGTCCCCGTCCATCCTTTACGAGGCAAATGTCCACAACCGTCGAGCAGGCGACCAGAATCGGGCCCGCCAGACCAATGTCAATCGCGAACGTCCCTATATTCCCCGTGAGATGTGGGATAAACTGTCCGACGATGCGAAAGAAATTCTTCGTGGCATGTCGTCTCCTCAAGAAGGCAATGCATCGGCCAACAGTAAATCATCCTCTGCATTCCACGCCAACTCCCATTCCCTAACTGATACGGGACACTCTCCTTCAACGGACGAATCGTTGCacaaagacgacaacgacaaatTCCACGATTGTGGGAATGACACGGAATTGCTTGCACATCTCACTGATCGTTCAAGTACTATGGCACATGGAGACATTCGAAAAGTTCTCGCTTCGGCTTCCTCCTGTAAGCAGAATCCCACGAGCTCACTACAGTCCAACATGCTCGAGTACAGTATTTCCCGGCACGCCGTTACTGGGACAACATCCTCCCTCATTGACAGAGGTGCAAACGGTGGACTCGCTGGGAATGATGTTAAAATCCTGAACAAGACAGGTCGTTTTGCTAGCATCACTGGTATCAATGACCATACCCTGCCTGATTTAGATATCGTCACCGCTGCTGGACTCGTTGAATCCCAGAACGGACCTATCATTGTCATACTTCACCAGTATGCACACCATGGGAAAAGTAAAACAATTCATTCTAGTGCGCAACTTGAATACTACAAGAACGTTGTCGAAGACCGTTCTCGGGTTCTGGGGGGCAAACAGCGTATCGTAACTCTAGATGACTACGTTATTCCTCTTCACGTTCGCCAAGGACTGGCTTACATGGACATGCGCCCACCTTCGGATACCGAATTTGACACACTTCCGCATGTTGTTCTTACTTCCGATGTGGACTGGGATCCGTCTatcattgacaatgaaattgaTCTCGTCACAGACTGGCATGATGCCGTCCAGGACCTCCCCGGCGATCTGTACGTTGAACCTCGCTTCAATTCAACCGGGGAATACCGACACAGACACGTTGCCAATTATGACATTTTTTCGTCGCCCGAATTGGTCGATCCATCCACGGCTATTGGCAATATACTTTCGTCAAACAAGCATGATATGACCCGCAATGCCCACAATTACGAAGCTTTGCGCCCTTGTCTTGGTTGGATCTCTGCCGACACAGTTCGGAAGACCATCTTGGCCACCACACAATTCGCTCGCGAGGTTTATAATGCACCTATGCGTAAGCACTTCAAGTCTCGTTTACCGGCACTTAATGTTCATCGTCGCAATGAAGCTGTCGCTACCGATACCATTTGGTCGGACACGCCTGCTGTTGATAATGGCGCTAAATTTGCACAACTATTTGTTGGTAGACGGTCGCTTGTCACCGACATTTATCCTATGAAAACCGACAAAGAGTGTGTTAATGCTCTTGAAGACAATATTCGTCATTGTGGCGCCATGGATAAGCTCATCAGTGATCGTGCCAAGGCCGAAGTCAGCAAGAAGGTTTCTGATATTACCCGTGCTTACCACATTGATCAATGGCAAAGCGAGCCAAATCaccagcaccaaaattatgCTGAACGCCGCATTGCAACTGTCGAAGCAAATGCGAATAAAATCCTAAACAAAACCGGTGCACCCAATTCTACATGGTTATTGTGTGTTTCCTACATTTGTTATTTGTTCAATCATTTGGCACATGAGTCTTTACACGATCGTACTCCCCTTGAAGTCCTCAACGGTAGTACCCCTGATATTAGCGTACTccttcaatttcatttttgggaaccgaTCTACTATCGACTAGAAGATcctacttttccttccgatGGGACTGAAAAGAAAGGCCgctttgttggaattgctgattccgttggtgatGCTCTTACCTATAAGATACTCACCAATGACTCCCACAAGATCCTTTTCCGATCCAGTGTCCGCTCTGCGTTGAAACCTAGTGAAACCAATTTGCGTCTTGAACCACATGAAGGGGAGAGTCCTCCTAAGCCTATCAACTTCATTaagtcgcgtagaactgAGGACGAAAATTCTTATGCCCTCCACACGCTACCTG GACAATGGGGAGCGTTTCCGTGCACGTATTGCCAGAAAAATCCTCGATCCTGA